A stretch of the Calypte anna isolate BGI_N300 chromosome 21, bCalAnn1_v1.p, whole genome shotgun sequence genome encodes the following:
- the TMEM51 gene encoding transmembrane protein 51 isoform X2 codes for MAQSRANGSHYALTAIGLGMLVLGIIMAVWNILPGFSPTSNSSKPERGSEGALKSKTFSVAYVLVGAGVLLLLLSICLNVRDKRRQSEDLTHVQYPGEPSQQEESQEEDEDTSSQYYVPSYEEVMSTGYTQPRDLDRSNRISVSLPSYESLTGLEETNPTPGASSVEPSREQPHGRHSSRHSKRLKPLKVRRIKSEKLHLKDVRLNLAQGNSTAPITIEPLTPPPKYEEIQEKVPET; via the exons atggcCCAGTCCCGTGCCAATGGCTCACACTATGCCCTGACGGCCATCGGGTTGGGGATGCTGGTCCTGGGCATCATCATGGCCGTCTGGAACATCCTCCCTGGCTTCAGCCCcaccagcaacagcagcaaaccCGAGCGGGGCAGTGAGGGggctctgaaaagcaaaaccttcTCGGTGGCCTACGTGCTGGTGGGGGCaggtgtgctgctgctgctgctctccatctgCCTCAACGTCCGCGACAAGAGGAGGCAAAGTGAGGACCTCACACACGTGCAGTACCCAGGGGAGCCCTCgcagcaggaggaaag ccAAGAAGAGGATGAGGACACATCTTCCCAGTACTACGTCCCCAGCTACGAAGAGGTGATGAGCACAGGCTACACCCAGCCCAGAGACTTGGACAGGAGCAACAGGATCAGTGTCTCCTTGCCCTCCTACGAGTCCCTGACAGGGCTGGAGGAAACCAACCCTACCCCAGGAGCCAGCAGCGTGGagcccagcagggagcagccccatGGCCGGCACAGCTCCCGGCACAGCAAGCGCCTGAAGCCTCTCAAGGTCCGAAGGATCAAATCAGAGAAGCTGCACCTGAAGGATGTCAGGTTAAACCTGGCCCAAGGGAACAGCACAGCCCCCATCACCATAGAGCCACTGACCCCTCCACCCAAGTATGAGGAGATCCAGGAGAAGGTGCCAGAGACTTAa
- the CTRC gene encoding chymotrypsin-C isoform X1, with product MAIMLGAVCLTVLLGYASGCGQPAVPPLLDTRVVGGEDARAHSWPWQISLQYNRSGEWRHTCGGTLIASSWVLTAAHCISFSQTYRVVLGKQDLSVEDEPGSLAVGVEKLIVHEKWNSFLILNDIALIKLDQEVKETETIQPACLPPAGLTLENNYPCYVTGWGRLQTNGPLPDILQQALLPVVDHQTCSKRDWWGSTVKTTMVCAGGDGIVSGCNGDSGGPLNCQREGLWEVDGIVSFGSGWSCNLAKKPTVFTRVSAYIDWINQKISEN from the exons ATGGCAAtcatgctgggagctgtgtgtCTCACTGTGCTGCTGGGTTATG CCTCTGGATGCGGCCAGCCAGCCGTGCCACCCCTGCTGGACACCCGGGTGGTGGGTGGTGAAGATGCCCGGGCCCACAGCTGGCCATGGCAG ATCTCCCTGCAGTACAACCGCTCTGGGGAATGGCGTCACACCTGTGGGGGGACCCTCATTGCCTCCAGCTGGGTGCTGACAGCCGCACACTGCATCAG CTTTAGCCAGACCTACCGTGTGGTTTTGGGCAAGCAGGACCTGTCCGTGGAGGATGAGCCCGGCTCGTTGGCTGTTGGTGTGGAGAAGTTGATTGTACATGAGAAATGGAATTCCTTCCTGATTCT CAATGACATTGCCCTCATCAAGCTGGACCAGGAGGTGAAGGAGACTGAGACCATtcagcctgcctgcctgccaccCGCTGGATTGACCCTGGAGAACAACTACCCTTGCTATGTCACTGGCTGGGGACGCCTCCAGA CAAATGGTCCCCTGCCTGACATCCTGCAGCAGGCTCTGCTGCCCGTGGTGGACCACCAGACCTGCAGCAAGCGTGACTGGTGGGGCAGCACGGTGAAGACCACCATGGTGTGTGCTGGTGGGGATGGCATCGTCTCTGGCTGCAAC GGTGATTCAGGGGGGCCCCTGAACTGCCAACGggaggggctgtgggaggtggaTGGCATCGTCAGCTTTGGCTCTGGCTGGAGCTGCAACTTGGCCAAGAAACCGACGGTCTTCACACGGGTGTCTGCCTACATTGACTGGATCAA TCAGAAAATCAGTGAGAACTGA
- the TMEM51 gene encoding transmembrane protein 51 isoform X1, with protein MAQSRANGSHYALTAIGLGMLVLGIIMAVWNILPGFSPTSNSSKPERGSEGALKSKTFSVAYVLVGAGVLLLLLSICLNVRDKRRQSEDLTHVQYPGEPSQQEESFFPSSQEEDEDTSSQYYVPSYEEVMSTGYTQPRDLDRSNRISVSLPSYESLTGLEETNPTPGASSVEPSREQPHGRHSSRHSKRLKPLKVRRIKSEKLHLKDVRLNLAQGNSTAPITIEPLTPPPKYEEIQEKVPET; from the exons atggcCCAGTCCCGTGCCAATGGCTCACACTATGCCCTGACGGCCATCGGGTTGGGGATGCTGGTCCTGGGCATCATCATGGCCGTCTGGAACATCCTCCCTGGCTTCAGCCCcaccagcaacagcagcaaaccCGAGCGGGGCAGTGAGGGggctctgaaaagcaaaaccttcTCGGTGGCCTACGTGCTGGTGGGGGCaggtgtgctgctgctgctgctctccatctgCCTCAACGTCCGCGACAAGAGGAGGCAAAGTGAGGACCTCACACACGTGCAGTACCCAGGGGAGCCCTCgcagcaggaggaaag ttttttcccctctagccAAGAAGAGGATGAGGACACATCTTCCCAGTACTACGTCCCCAGCTACGAAGAGGTGATGAGCACAGGCTACACCCAGCCCAGAGACTTGGACAGGAGCAACAGGATCAGTGTCTCCTTGCCCTCCTACGAGTCCCTGACAGGGCTGGAGGAAACCAACCCTACCCCAGGAGCCAGCAGCGTGGagcccagcagggagcagccccatGGCCGGCACAGCTCCCGGCACAGCAAGCGCCTGAAGCCTCTCAAGGTCCGAAGGATCAAATCAGAGAAGCTGCACCTGAAGGATGTCAGGTTAAACCTGGCCCAAGGGAACAGCACAGCCCCCATCACCATAGAGCCACTGACCCCTCCACCCAAGTATGAGGAGATCCAGGAGAAGGTGCCAGAGACTTAa
- the CTRC gene encoding chymotrypsin-C isoform X2: MAIMLGAVCLTVLLGYASGCGQPAVPPLLDTRVVGGEDARAHSWPWQISLQYNRSGEWRHTCGGTLIASSWVLTAAHCISFSQTYRVVLGKQDLSVEDEPGSLAVGVEKLIVHEKWNSFLILNDIALIKLDQEVKETETIQPACLPPAGLTLENNYPCYVTGWGRLQTNGPLPDILQQALLPVVDHQTCSKRDWWGSTVKTTMVCAGGDGIVSGCNGDSGGPLNCQREGLWEVDGIVSFGSGWSCNLAKKPTVFTRVSAYIDWINRKISEN; encoded by the exons ATGGCAAtcatgctgggagctgtgtgtCTCACTGTGCTGCTGGGTTATG CCTCTGGATGCGGCCAGCCAGCCGTGCCACCCCTGCTGGACACCCGGGTGGTGGGTGGTGAAGATGCCCGGGCCCACAGCTGGCCATGGCAG ATCTCCCTGCAGTACAACCGCTCTGGGGAATGGCGTCACACCTGTGGGGGGACCCTCATTGCCTCCAGCTGGGTGCTGACAGCCGCACACTGCATCAG CTTTAGCCAGACCTACCGTGTGGTTTTGGGCAAGCAGGACCTGTCCGTGGAGGATGAGCCCGGCTCGTTGGCTGTTGGTGTGGAGAAGTTGATTGTACATGAGAAATGGAATTCCTTCCTGATTCT CAATGACATTGCCCTCATCAAGCTGGACCAGGAGGTGAAGGAGACTGAGACCATtcagcctgcctgcctgccaccCGCTGGATTGACCCTGGAGAACAACTACCCTTGCTATGTCACTGGCTGGGGACGCCTCCAGA CAAATGGTCCCCTGCCTGACATCCTGCAGCAGGCTCTGCTGCCCGTGGTGGACCACCAGACCTGCAGCAAGCGTGACTGGTGGGGCAGCACGGTGAAGACCACCATGGTGTGTGCTGGTGGGGATGGCATCGTCTCTGGCTGCAAC GGTGATTCAGGGGGGCCCCTGAACTGCCAACGggaggggctgtgggaggtggaTGGCATCGTCAGCTTTGGCTCTGGCTGGAGCTGCAACTTGGCCAAGAAACCGACGGTCTTCACACGGGTGTCTGCCTACATTGACTGGATCAACAGG AAAATCAGTGAGAACTGA
- the EFHD2 gene encoding EF-hand domain-containing protein D2 has translation MAAAAEELEGRRGRGSQPGPGPGSPAGVRAGGECSPGGGRRVFSPAGEFREFSRRQLRDMEKLFRQYDAGKDGFIDLMELKLMMEKLGAPQTHLGLKNMIKEVDEDLDSKLSFREFLLIFRKAAAGELQEDSGLHALARLSEIDVSTEGVKGAKNFFEAKVQAIHDASRFEEEIKAEQEEKKKQAEELKQRKAAFKELQSTFKQ, from the exons atggcggcggcggcggaggagctggaggggcGGCGGGGACGGGGGTCTCAGCCGGGACCGGGGCCGGGCAGCCCGGCGGGGGTGCGGGCAGGGGGCGAGTGCTCGCCCGGGGGTGGTCGCCGCGTTTTTAGCCCCGCCGGGGAGTTCCGCGAGTTCTCTCGGCGACAGCTGCGCGACATGGAGAAGCTCTTCCGACA GTACGATGCAGGAAAGGATGGCTTCATTGACCTGATGGAGCTGAAGCTGATGATGGAAAAGCTGGGGGCACCACAGACACACTTGGGCTTGAAGAACATGATCAAGGAAGTGGATGAAGACCTGGACAGCAAGCTCAGCTTTCGggag TTCCTGCTGATTTTTcggaaggcagcagcaggtgagctgcaggaggacagTGGGCTGCATGCCCTGGCCCGGCTCTCTGAGATTGATGTCTCCACGGAGGGGGTGAAGGGTGCCAAGAACTTCTTTGAGGCCAAG GTGCAGGCCATCCATGATGCCAGCCGCTTTGAGGAGGAGAtcaaggcagagcaggaggagaagaagaagcaggcagaggagctgaagcagaggaaagcagccTTCAAGGAGCTGCAGTCCACCTTCAAGCAGTGA
- the CASP9 gene encoding caspase-9 isoform X1, with the protein MEEAQRRALRRARPRAVAELRVEPLWGLLEERGLFTRPMIEDLQSAGSRADQARQLLIDLETRGKQAFPLFLSILRDTEQCSLADVLLEASEHPSAVAPSQLQDLKPLQLELPGEKHKKALNSLERLSIPVQAESDRPQTLPSRGLAAGKRSHDLVYELRGDPCGYCLILNNVTFRQGSGLSTRVGSDVDCQKLQKRFQALCFQVLTRRDLTAQEIVLELQELARQDHSALDCCVVVILSHGCQTSHIQFPGGIYGTDGKPIPIEKIVNYFNGSQCPSLRGKPKLFFIQACGGEERDRGFVVDCDSPPDKAPGGSLESDATPFQAPPGNVDELDAVASLPTPSDILVSYSTFPGFVSWREALSGSWYVETLDSVLEQYACSEDLLNMLLRVAHIVSAKGTFKQIPGCFNFLRKKFFFMSK; encoded by the exons ATGGAGGAGGCGCAGCGCAGGGCTCTGCGCAGGGCGCGGCCGCGGGCGGTGGCGGAGCTGCGGGTGGAGCCGCTgtgggggctgctggaggagagaggGCTCTTCACCCGGCCCATGATCGAGGACTTGCAG AGTGCTGGCAGCCGAGCAGACcaagccaggcagctgctcaTCGACCTGGAGACTCGAGGGAAGCAAGCgtttcccctcttcctctccatcctGCGGGACACGGAGCAGTGCAGCCTCGCTGATGTCCTGCTGGAGGCGTCTGAGCACCCATCGGCTGTGGCCCCATCACAGCTGCAGGACCTGAAGCCTCTGCAGTTGGAGCTGCCTggagaaaagcacaaaaaag CTCTGAACTCCCTTGAACGTTTGTCCATCCCAGTCCAAGCTGAGAGTGACAGACCTCAGACACTGCCCTCCCGGG GTTTGGCTGCTGGCAAGAGGAGCCACGATCTG GTGTACGAGCTGCGAGGTGACCCCTGTGGATACTGCCTGATCCTCAACAACGTCACCTTCAGGCAGGGCTCAGGCCTCAGCACTCGGGTGGGCTCTGATGTGGATTgccagaagctgcagaagcgTTTCCAGGCTTTGTGCTTCCAGGTCCTGACCCGCAGGGATCTGACAGCTCAG GAAATTGTtttggagctgcaggagctggcacGGCAGGACCACAGTGCCTTGGACTGCTGTGTGGTGGTGATCCTGTCCCATGGGTGTCAG ACCAGCCACATTCAGTTCCCTGGAGGCATTTATGGAACGGATGGAAAACCCATTCCAATTGAAAAGATTGTGAACTATTTCAATGGGTCCCAGTGCCCAAGTTTGAGAGGAAAACCCAAACTCTTCTTCATCCAGGCCTGTGGTGGAG AGGAAAGAGACCGAGGCTTTGTAGTGGATTGTGATTCACCTCCAGACAAGGCTCCTGGAGGTTCTTTGGAGTCAGATGCGACTCCTTTCCAGGCTCCTCCAGGGAACGTGGATGAGCTGGATGCTGTAGCCAGCTTGCCCACCCCCAGTGACATCTTGGTTTCCTACTCAACTTTTCCAG gTTTTGTCTCCTGGAGGGAGGCGTTGAGTGGCTCGTGGTACGTGGAGACACTGGACAGTGTGCTGGAGCAATATGCTTGTTCAGAAGACCTGCTGAACATGTTACTGAGG GTGGCACACATTGTCTCTGCCAAGGGCACATTCAAACAGATCCCAGGCTGCTTCAATTTTCTCcggaaaaaattcttcttcatGTCCAAATGA
- the CASP9 gene encoding caspase-9 isoform X2, translated as MEEAQRRALRRARPRAVAELRVEPLWGLLEERGLFTRPMIEDLQSAGSRADQARQLLIDLETRGKQAFPLFLSILRDTEQCSLADVLLEASEHPSAVAPSQLQDLKPLQLELPGEKHKKALNSLERLSIPVQAESDRPQTLPSRGLAAGKRSHDLVYELRGDPCGYCLILNNVTFRQGSGLSTRVGSDVDCQKLQKRFQALCFQVLTRRDLTAQEIVLELQELARQDHSALDCCVVVILSHGCQTSHIQFPGGIYGTDGKPIPIEKIVNYFNGSQCPSLRGKPKLFFIQACGGEERDRGFVVDCDSPPDKAPGGSLESDATPFQAPPGNVDELDAVASLPTPSDILVSYSTFPAIVKEGGRAAVSQDMDTRLK; from the exons ATGGAGGAGGCGCAGCGCAGGGCTCTGCGCAGGGCGCGGCCGCGGGCGGTGGCGGAGCTGCGGGTGGAGCCGCTgtgggggctgctggaggagagaggGCTCTTCACCCGGCCCATGATCGAGGACTTGCAG AGTGCTGGCAGCCGAGCAGACcaagccaggcagctgctcaTCGACCTGGAGACTCGAGGGAAGCAAGCgtttcccctcttcctctccatcctGCGGGACACGGAGCAGTGCAGCCTCGCTGATGTCCTGCTGGAGGCGTCTGAGCACCCATCGGCTGTGGCCCCATCACAGCTGCAGGACCTGAAGCCTCTGCAGTTGGAGCTGCCTggagaaaagcacaaaaaag CTCTGAACTCCCTTGAACGTTTGTCCATCCCAGTCCAAGCTGAGAGTGACAGACCTCAGACACTGCCCTCCCGGG GTTTGGCTGCTGGCAAGAGGAGCCACGATCTG GTGTACGAGCTGCGAGGTGACCCCTGTGGATACTGCCTGATCCTCAACAACGTCACCTTCAGGCAGGGCTCAGGCCTCAGCACTCGGGTGGGCTCTGATGTGGATTgccagaagctgcagaagcgTTTCCAGGCTTTGTGCTTCCAGGTCCTGACCCGCAGGGATCTGACAGCTCAG GAAATTGTtttggagctgcaggagctggcacGGCAGGACCACAGTGCCTTGGACTGCTGTGTGGTGGTGATCCTGTCCCATGGGTGTCAG ACCAGCCACATTCAGTTCCCTGGAGGCATTTATGGAACGGATGGAAAACCCATTCCAATTGAAAAGATTGTGAACTATTTCAATGGGTCCCAGTGCCCAAGTTTGAGAGGAAAACCCAAACTCTTCTTCATCCAGGCCTGTGGTGGAG AGGAAAGAGACCGAGGCTTTGTAGTGGATTGTGATTCACCTCCAGACAAGGCTCCTGGAGGTTCTTTGGAGTCAGATGCGACTCCTTTCCAGGCTCCTCCAGGGAACGTGGATGAGCTGGATGCTGTAGCCAGCTTGCCCACCCCCAGTGACATCTTGGTTTCCTACTCAACTTTTCCAG cCATAGTGAaggaaggaggcagagctgcagtcAGTCAGGACATGGACACTAGACTGAAATGA
- the FHAD1 gene encoding LOW QUALITY PROTEIN: forkhead-associated domain-containing protein 1 (The sequence of the model RefSeq protein was modified relative to this genomic sequence to represent the inferred CDS: inserted 1 base in 1 codon): MRAFLKSWGECFQLKPHTTTIGRSQGCDIVLQSAGVADRHAALEFTPSDSSFVLQDFNSLHGTFVNGCQVQNAAVRVSPGDTLCFGSAGASFQLVVDGAAQMPCPPVTCRTAWTGQPQVVAEPKPSAPASPPHLPILQGQLPPSSATTQAPGATGHLPHPPLQKPPRRAWAWSMATSVPLGTLGRTSMMLQLEKELGQLSAVRAESKQKEAVIRGLQEEVAAMAKMLAQAAERNKVELAQKLLTFNQELGAKKEEIRALKEQPEEELGQWXARRALQLQELGRRERVVGAELGWAREQLEAFKTQVMQACAPAAVGGAGKALTEQEVIEKVKQISEENQQSQERENHLQEELSSRLSKEKEVSANLEVFEKSLSELQECLRSSCSSTSLRGALERLEMLSLDPSISAIGAVVVEMAHVPLSWLEGIEQLLTSTGMDPHTSSKGLLASLGKLLEDNQEMVQMNQVLQTQLEKVQETQAALLQERVMELEATHERDLQLKIQGIILGKDKENKEILENVVAKEKEKCKEALEENQKKIEDLENHLRSLTEVMARKSKEQEASDYKLGEALQKLEETTRREVMLQQQILQGEEHLRRVQEENELQRQELVEEMVEYKEQSKQHALTIVALEDRLLEAKHQQKMLEEEKVTLLEKMGGSVGDAGKSTPGAQLEVCPAMESQSCLRKFQEELAVLQSTLLSKDTIITRLTKELMETRARMSDMRGELSQEQKVELEQSLSRVKCQEQELNLLREKLSQMSSLLEKRDAGLQAATEELRQAQARCQALEDTSWERLEKLEDVPEMLVPVGEASKRHLHVRLVLENQLGCFLQETELDLANLGVKCRGLRHEETIQRQREGLAELRARIKVLEKKHSSAVMKKGLEPLLLLMKGSPEAKGWETGKEPSPMLGTGLKSSKVPDGVWRGAASSEVAGTMDICEKMYLDVLGALGRLMEVKELSGMESLKWLPQEEREKVGLQRQKDLELLYHKIRNLKSCLERKEEMLKDYEGSMEQLRLNQASLRRCQEEMARLEDEAYREAEEKALLREALERTQLQLSREKKLLQAARVHKLLV, from the exons ATGCGAGCCTTTCTGAAGAGTTGGGGGGAGTGTTTCCAGCTGAAGCCGCACACGACGACCATCGGCAGGAGCCAAGGGTGCGACATTGTCCTGCAG TCCGCAGGGGTAGCAGATCGTCACGCAGCCCTCGAGTTCACCCCCTCCGACAGCAGCTTCGTCCTTCAGGACTTCAACTCCCTCCACGGCACCTTCGTCAATGGCTGCCAGGTCCAAAACGCGGCCGTCAGAGTGAGCCCGGGTGATACCCTGTGCTTCGGGTCAGCGGGAGCATCCTTCCAGCTGGTGGTGGATGGGGCTGCCCAG ATGCCCTGCCCTCCCGTGACGTGCCGCACTGCGTGGACTGGGCAGCCCCAGGTGGTTGCAGAGCCCAAAccttcagctcctgcctctcctccccacctgCCCATCCTCCAGGGGCAGctgccccccagctctgccaccacccAGGCCCCTGGAGCCACTGGGCACCTACCCCATCCACCCCTGCAGAAGCCACCCAGGAGGGCCTGGGCTTGGAGCATGGCCACCTCTGTTCCACTGGGCACCTTGGGCAGAACCTCCATG atgctgcagctggagaaggaacTGGGTCAGCTTTCTGCTGTGAGAGCAGAATCCAAGCAGAAAGAGGCAGTGATacgggggctgcaggaggaggttgCAGCCATGGCAAAGATGCTGGCtcaggcagcagaaaggaaCAAAGTGGAGCTGGCCCAGAAGCTGCTTACCTTCAACCAAGAGCTGGGAGCCAAAAAGGAGGAGATCAGAGCCTTGAAGGAACAG cctgaggaggagctggggcagt gtgccaggagggctctgcagctccaggagtTGGGGCGCAGGGAGCgggtggtgggagcagagctgggatgggcCAGGGAGCAG CTGGAGGCCTTCAAAACCCAAGTGATGCAAGCCTGtgcaccagcagcagtgggaggtgCAGGGAAGGCATTGACAGAGCAGGAG GTGATAGAGAAGGTCAAGCAGATCtctgaagaaaaccaacaaagtCAGGAGAGAGAGAATCATCTGCAGGAGGAGCTAAGCTCCAGGCTCTCCAAGGAAAAGGAGGTGTCTGCAAATCTTGAGGTGTTTGAGAAATCCTTGAGTGAGCTCCAG GAGTGCCTGaggagctcctgcagcagcaccagcctgcGAGGGGccctggagaggctggagatgCTGAGCCTGGACCCTTCCATCTCAGCCATTGGGGCAGTGGTGGTGGAAATGGCACATGTGCCCCTGTCCTGGTTGGAGGGCATTGAGCAGCTCCTGACCAGCACTGGGATGGACCCACACACCTCCAGCAAAG GGCTTCTGGCTTCTCTTGGGAAACTGTTGGAAGACAATCAGGAAATGGTACAGATGAACCAGGTGTTACAG ACCCAATTAGAGAAGGTCCAGGAGACCcaggctgctttgctgcaggagCGTGTGATGGAGCTGGAAGCAACACATGAACGAGACCTGCAGTTAAAAATCCAGGGAATTATATTGGGAAAGGACAAGGAGAACAAAGAG ATTCTGGAGAATGTGGTCgccaaggagaaggagaagtGCAAGGAAGCCcttgaagaaaaccagaagaagaTAGAGGACCTGGAGAACCACCTGAGAAGCCTTACTGAG GTAATGGCAAGGAAGTCAAAGGAGCAGGAGGCTTCAGACTACAAACTGGGAGAAGCCCTGCAGAAACTGGAGGAAACCACGAGGCGAGAG GTCATGTTGCAGCAGCAGATTCTCCAGGGAGAGGAACATCTCAGGAGGGTTCAGGAAGAGAATGAGCTCCAGAGGCAGGAACTGGTGGAAGAAATGGTGGAGTATAAAGAGCAAAGCAAGCAGCATGCTCTGACCATTGTGGCTTTAGAGGACAGGCTGCTGGAGGCCAAACATCAGCAGAAGAtgctggaggaggaaaaggtgaCACTCCTGGAGAAAATGGGAG GGTCTGTGGGTGATGCTGGCAAGTCCACACCAGGAGCTCAGCTGGAGGTTTGTCCTGCCATGGAGTCACAGAGTTGTCTGAG GAAAttccaggaggagctggcagtTTTGCAGAGCACTCTCCTGTCCAAGGACACCATCATCACCAGGCTGACCAAGGAGCTCATGGAAACCAGGGCCAGGATGTCAGACATGAGAG GGGAGCTGAGCCAGGAGCAGAAGGTGGAACTGGAGCAGAGCCTGAGCCGAGTGAAATGCCAGGAGCAGGAACTGAACCTTCTCAGGGAGAAGCTATCCCAGATGTCCAGCCTGCTGGAGAAGAGGGATGCAGGCCTGCAAGCAGCAACAGAGGAGCTGAG GCAAGCCCAAGCCCGCTGCCAAGCACTGGAGGATACCTCCTGGGAAaggctggagaagctggaggatGTTCCTGAGATGCTGGTGCCAGTGGGTGAAGCCTCCAAGAGA cacctccatgtccgTCTTGTATTAGAGAACCAGCTGGGCTGCTTCTTGCAGGAGACAGAGTTGGACTTGGCCAACCTTGGGGTGAAATGCCGAGGTCTCAGGCATGAGGAAACCATCCAGCGCCAGAGAGAAGGTTTGGCCGAGCTCCGTGCGAGGATAAAGGTGCTGGAGAAGAAGCATTCCTCAG CTGTCATGAAAAAGGGTTTGgagccactgctgctcctgaTGAAAGGCTCACCAGAGGCAAAAGGCtgggaaacagggaaggaaCCTTCACCCATGTTGGGAACAGGGCTGAAGAGCAGCAAG GTTCCTGATGGGGTCTGGCGTGGGGCAGCAAGCTCAGAGGTGGCTGGGACGATGGACATCTGTGAGAAGATG TACCTTGATGTCCTTGGTGCTCTGGGAAGGCTGATGGAAGTGAAGGAGCTGTCAGGGATGGAGTCTCTGAAGTGGCTTCctcaggaggagagggaaaaagtgggtctgcagaggcagaaggacctggagctgctgtACCATAAGATCAGGAACCTCAAGAGTTgcctggagagaaaagaagaaatgctgaaagaCTACGAGGGTAGCATGGAGCAGCTCAG GCTGAACCAAGCATCCCTCCGAAGGTGCCAGGAGGAGATGGCCAGACTAGAAGATGAAGCCTACAGGgaggcagaagagaaggctctgctGAGAGAGGCTCTGGAGAggacacagctccagctgagccGAGAGAAGAAGTTGCTGCAAGCAGCCAGAGTTCATAAG CTCCTGGTGTGA